A genomic stretch from Anoplolepis gracilipes chromosome 16, ASM4749672v1, whole genome shotgun sequence includes:
- the Ncc69 gene encoding bumetanide-sensitive sodium-(potassium)-chloride cotransporter, which yields MAHENGINGGDTDSESMELNPVRRTRFHVNRVDSLEGRASLLGEQETKKSLRHMTREALPRLDNYRNIMSIQAAHRPSLDELHNPTLLNKGQGSHTLTVPQMKSMKPGVKFGWIQGVLMRCLLNIWGVMLFLRLSWVIAQTGIGQGILLILTTTVVTTITSLSMSAISTNGLIKGGGTYYMISRSLGPEFGGSIGLIFSLANAVACSMYVVGFCESLVDCLKSFGLCIVDCATTDIRIIGCITIVVLLIIVIIGLEWEAKAQVFLLIILLLAIADFMIGSFIGPKSEQERAKGFIGYNVELFKENLYPNYRYSEGVEHNFFSVLAIFFPAATGILAGANISGDLKDPQTAIPKGTLLAIILTSLSYLLMAIMVGGTVMRDASGNVSDLWSTYNSFSALSVLGADNNTIENNTVILENANRTWSIYRTAFNCTGGCKYGSQNSFEVIQLVSAFGPIIYAGCFAATISSALASLVSAPKVFQALCLDKLYPGIAWFSGDKDKEPIRGYLLTFIIAVGFILIGELNAIAPLISNFFLAAYTLINFSTFHASLAKPIGWRPTFKYYNMWLSLAGAILCVSVMFLISWWTALITLCVVLALYLIVSYRKPDVNWGSTTQAQTYNNALTAVQQLDRVEDHVKNYRPQLLVLTGAPNMRASLVDFAHHITKHQSLFICGHIIETPISYKTRNSMLQNYSSWLRANKIKAFYSLVDSASFQDGATSLLQAAGLGKMRPNILLMGYKQDWATCPRDNLNMYFNIMHKALDMHIAVVLLRLQEGLDCSAVTDVEEQKRLVPTSIPGNQSFSQLSQASSVSDISIPGSPAPRRSKTINEYPNPSSEEQRENRSNIMPITNILNVVTKFQRKHKKGTIDVWWLYDDGGLTLLLPYIISTRRNWSNSKLRVFALANKNSELEYEQRNMASLLSKFRIDYSALKVIPDISKPAQTSTKTFFDSLIAGFQESTDSNNTDDDVIKDSELMAMKEKTNRHLRLRELLLENSMEANLVVMTLPMPRKGAVSAPLYMAWLETLTRDMPPFLLVRGNHTSVLTFYS from the exons ATGGCACATGAAAATGGGATAAACGGTGGCGACACCGACTCAGAATCAATGGAGCTAAATCCTGTGAGGAGAACCAGATTCCATGTGAACCGGGTCGACAGTCTCGAAGGTCGGGCCAGTCTCCTTGGTGAACAGGAGACTAAGAAATCCCTCAGGCACATGACCAGGGAGGCCTTGCCCAGACTAGACAATTACAGGAACATCATGAGCATCCAGGCGGCCCACAGGCCTTCGTTGGACGAGTTGCACAATCCCACTCTTCTCAACAAG GGCCAAGGATCGCACACATTAACGGTTCCGCAAATGAAATCTATGAAGCCTGGAGTGAAATTTGGATGGATTCAAGGAGTGCTTATGCGATGTCTTCTCAACATCTGGGGAGTGATGCTTTTTCTGCGACTCTCCTGGGTCATCGCGCAGACCGGAATAG GTCAAGGTATTTTATTGATTCTCACGACAACAGTAGTCACGACGATCACATCCTTGTCGATGTCAGCAATCAGCACGAACGGTCTCATCAAAGGAG GTGGAACATATTACATGATTTCCAGATCATTGGGACCCGAGTTCGGGGGCTCCATAGGTCTCATATTTTCTTTGGCGAATGCTGTTGCTTGTTCCATGTACGTGGTCGGATTTTGCGAGAGTTTGGTGGATTGTTTAAAATCCTTCGGTCTCTGTATAGTCGATTGTGCAACCACAGATATCAGGATTATAG gcTGTATAACAATAGTTGTGCTTTTAATAATCGTTATAATCGGTCTGGAATGGGAAGCGAAAGCACAAGTATTCTTGTTAATAATTCTCCTTTTGGCTATCGCCGATTTTATGATCGGCTCCTTTATCGGTCCCAAGAGCGAGCAGGAGAGGGCTAAAGGATTCATCGGATACAACG TTGAGTTGTTTAAGGAAAATTTGTATCCGAACTATAGATACAGCGAAGGCGTGgaacataatttcttttcgGTCTTAGCTATTTTCTTCCCAGCGGCAACAGGTATCCTGGCAGGTGCGAATATATCCGGGGACTTAAAG GATCCGCAAACGGCGATACCGAAAGGCACTTTATTAGCGATTATACTAACATCGCTATCTTATTTACTGATGGCGATCATGGTTGGAGGTACTGTTATGCGAGATGCGTCTGGCAACGTTAGTGATTTATGGTCaacatataattctttttcggCACTATCAGTGCTTGGCGCAGACAATAACAccattgaaaataatacagtTATTCTTGAGAATGCCAATCGCACTTGGAGTATATACCGAACAGCTTTTAACTGTACAGGAGGATGCAAATATGGCAGTCAAAACAGTTTCGAg gTGATTCAATTAGTTTCCGCTTTCGGACCTATCATCTATGCAGGTTGCTTCGCGGCTACAATTTCAAGTGCCTTAGCATCGCTAGTCTCAGCACCGAAAGTATTCCAAGCGCTTTGTCTTGATAAGCTGTATCCGGGAATTGCGTGGTTTAGCGGAGACAAAGACAAGGAGCCGATTCGCGGTTATTTACTCACTTTTATCATTGCTGTCGGTTTCATCTTGATCG GTGAATTGAACGCGATTGCGCCGCTCATCTCGAACTTCTTTTTGGCTGCTTATACTCTCATTAATTTCAGTACCTTTCACGCTTCCCTTGCAAAGCCGATCGGATGGCGACCAACTTTCaag tattacaacatGTGGCTTAGTCTTGCTGGCGCTATTCTTTGCGTTTCTGTGATGTTCCTGATCTCATGGTGGACGGCTCTAATAACGTTATGCGTAGTTTTAGCGCTATATTTAATAGTCTCATATAGAAAGCCTG atgTAAATTGGGGTTCAACTACACAAGCCCAGACTTACAACAACGCGTTGACCGCTGTGCAACAATTAGACCGAGTTGAGGACcacgttaaaaattatagaccGCAACTTTTGGTTCTTACCGGCGCGCCAAACATGAGAGCCTCACTCGTCGACTTCGCTCATCATATCACCAAGCatcaaagtttatttatttgtggCCACATTATCGAG ACACCCATATCGTATAAGACGCGCAATAGCATGCTGCAAAACTATTCTTCCTGGCTCAGAGCGAACAAAATCAAGGCGTTTTACTCTCTGGTGGATAGCGCGAGCTTCCAAGATGGTGCTACTTCGCTTCTGCAAGCTGCCGGGCTTGGGAAAATGAGGCCTAATATTCTACTAATGGGTTATAAGCAAGACTGGGCCACCTGTCCCcgagataatttaaatatgtatttcaacATTATGCA CAAAGCTCTAGATATGCACATAGCAGTAGTACTTCTTCGGCTTCAGGAAGGTTTGGATTGCAGTGCAGTCACAGATGTCGAGGAGCAAAAGAGACTTGTGCCTACATCGATACCAGGCAATCAAAGTTTCTCGCAGCTTAGCCAAG CCAGTAGTGTTTCTGATATATCAATTCCTGGCAGTCCCGCGCCAAGACGGTCGAAAACGATTAACGAATATCCCAATCCGTCTTCTGAGGAGCAGCGCGAAAATCGATCAAATATAATGCCAATCACGAATATACTTAATGTAGTAACGAAATTCCAACGGAAACATAAAAAGGGTACTATCGATGTATGGTGGTTATACGATGACGGTGGTTTGACGCTTCTCTTGCCCTACATTATTAGCACGAGACGTAATTGGTCTAATAGCAAATTAAGGGTATTCGCACTCGCCaataaaaattctgaattGGAATATGAGCAAAGaaa CATGGCGAGTCTCCTATCGAAATTTCGGATAGACTATTCCGCACTTAAGGTCATACCAGATATTTCGAAACCGGCACAAACCAGTACAAAAACATTCTTCGATTCGTTAATAGCTGGCTTCCAGGAATCAACGGATTCGAACAATACGGATGATG ATGTCATTAAAGATTCGGAACTTATGGCGATGAAAGAAAAAACCAATAGACATCTCCGTTTGCGTGAATTATTGCTTGAAAATTCCATGGAAGCAAACTTGGTCGTTAT GACACTTCCAATGCCTAGGAAAGGTGCTGTGTCAGCGCCTCTTTATATGGCGTGGCTAGAGACGCTTACACGCGATATGCCACCATTCTTACTAGTGCGGGGTAACCACACGTCAGTTCTAACATTTTACTCATAA
- the LOC140674876 gene encoding ubiquitin-like protein 7 translates to MMTMELLFRIQINSEMVMPITLSGINLKTKVEELKREAAGRWNLSKDSLEFIYCGLILEDDATVESIGLKNGSMVHALKKKEPESPASNRYISEDSILQLASAFKSFNEMPAFRSALHRLSKRPEVIDNIISSSPGLHEDFVAITMLQDPDLMAHFTDVDTVKRVAKLHPVLIEAAQNIAAAVHEEAQNAASSGSSSSSMASSQPTSARSYSVDNMSLEEEMARDIAHFFATHPVNDNNLRFPNIPMAANSQTPQRPDNPPSSTSGSVSQPVTGNQSTGVITSQMFMEAMRQAAIATNPNSQQAAASPMASLSPMLPSFSPPVTDLQRQLAQMHEMGLQDDTVNIQALQFTNGDVQAAIELVFSGFGDN, encoded by the exons atgatgaCCATGGAACTATTATTcagaatacaaataaattccGAAATGGTTATGCCGATTACATTAAGCGGCATAAATCTGAAAACGAAAGTGGAGGAATTGAAACGGGAAGCCGCGGGAAGATGGAATCTGTCAAAGGATTCGTTAG aatttatttattgtggACTTATACTTGAGGATGATGCAACAGTAGAATCTATTGGATTGAAAAATGGATCGATGGTGCACGCACTGAAAAAGAAGGAACCAGAATCGCCAGCatcaaatagatatatatcagAAGATTCCATCTTACAGTTGGCATCAGCATTTAAATCTTTCAATGAGATGCCTGCATTCAGAAGCGCCCtgcat cgtTTAAGTAAAAGACCAGAAGTGATAgacaatattatatcttcctCTCCTGGATTACACGAGGATTTTGTAGCTATTACTATGCTGCAGGATCCAGATTTAATGGCACATTTTACGGATGTTGATACTGTTAAAAG AGTCGCAAAATTGCATCCAGTATTGATCGAGGCGGCGCAAAACATCGCAGCGGCCGTCCACGAGGAAGCGCAAAACGCGGCTTCCAGTGGCTCCTCCAGCAGTTCGATGGCCAGTTCGCAACCTACGTCCGCGCGTTCCTATAGCGTGGATAACATGAGCCTCGAAGAGGAGATGGCGCGTGACATCGCTCACTTTTTCGCCACGCATCCTGTAAACGACAACAACTTGCGGTTCCCCAACATACCGATGGCCGCGAATTCGCAAACGCCACAACGGCCAGACAATCCGCCATCCTCCACATCCGGTAGTGTTAGTCAACCCGTGACTGGCAACCAAAGTACCGGCGTGATCACATCTCAAATGTTTATGGAAGCGATGAGACAAGCTGCGATCGCGACCAATCCAAATTCTCAGCAGGCAGCTGCATCTCCGATGGCTTCCTTGTCACCGATGTTACCATCATTTTCACCACCAGTTACTGACTTGCAGCGGCAGTTGGCACAGATGCACGAGATGGGTCTCCAGGATGACACAGTGAACATTCAGGCACTGCAGTTCACCAACGGTGATGTGCAGGCAGCGATCGAACTCGTATTTAGTGGTTTCGGTGATAATTAG
- the LOC140674875 gene encoding uncharacterized protein isoform X1, translating into MQGICENIRTAIEHGRTDIIRSLLDACENGNATEGITRDKILNQPVLEEGTFLSYASKTNQADIVRTLLNCGADPAVQNANGHNAVDVVSSDAIRRIYIEELLRATAASEVDRVVQLLDAGLDVNSWDSQGSKNTPLHWAACYGNKEIIACLLDKGADVNAENGCGATPLHDAVNRGDVAICQELLQAGANPHIRATKGTFTGKTPYDLSKKKPSLQRFVSNYLLNENETMHSPPTSFTETNFCQKSLSSNMSQLSVESNKSSDPVYDVPLRDTGTESPSKSNVDKGSIYNLLWPQPKAVIELKNFTAPFIAGKELFISIIQGSESVHKILDVWEVSRTHLLELGHDVKIGEVQPSCGKLLNDNTIECIVNNNLFNITDGYQLHITQNFIKVSAGSLAGLHYAVCTFVQILRLSKNRNRSELCEIEPVFIKDEPRFTHRGILLDISPRGRIPTLEYLLHIIDLLSSFKISHLHLYSRLIPNCDWQLCYSKSEMVTLDRYCRDRHLDIVPTLDVDSNVGQHHLTQMWPIFQELLAVFPSLSYVHVGPRLASLLVQADNFDLNVSINDTIETDMSEVFKSYSCLQELWHILNLSANTTLLLCSNGLHSKSEFHNIPSNIILVEYGFQADYDFSEWTEVFRVAGGNVLPSSGTASYNSLAGCPASTYANTRNAIKTSLEQNSIGIVVAHWSGSHHLTPHPFAWIGYLMAAGLTWNPMTEIDLGSDDNYDIPELSASIREKCITKLLDIHVFQDSEFKIGSAILELGRLDTLVLTLSKNQAAKDLQQIPDNRGSTLYRLLTDPDNVNLEYLSADLFAKMTKQIKRISHSLYEANLSSKFASMEIQELQLTSDLMLTACKIGRTLIGVGINPNSNMGLAVINLGVSNLPPTFRTDIANKMLAHIEQYKGSWLQRHLPQGLQSSLLVLTSALHRFVPETNLHNFV; encoded by the exons ATGCAAGGAATTTGCGAGAATATTCGCACGGCGATCGAACACGGACGTACTGACATTATTAGATCGCTTTTGGACGCGT GTGAGAATGGTAATGCGACAGAAGGTATTACGAGAGATAAGATATTAAATCAACCGGTTTTGGAAGAAGGAACTTTCCTATCATATGCTTCAAAg ACCAATCAAGCAGACATTGTGCGAACTCTTTTAAATTGTGGTGCTGATCCAGCTGTACAGAATGCAAATGGACACAATGCAGTAGATGTTGTCTCGAGTGATGCAATACGACGTATTTATATAGAGGAACTGTTGAGAGCAACAGCTGCTTCCGA GGTTGATAGAGTGGTACAATTGCTAGATGCTGGATTAGATGTTAATTCATGGGACTCGCAAGGTAGTAAGAACACACCGTTACATTGGGCAGCATGTTATGGAAACAAAGAAATTATCGCATGTTTGCTTG ATAAAGGAGCTGATGTAAATGCTGAGAATGGTTGCGGTGCAACGCCATTACATGATGCGGTGAATCGCGGCGATGTCGCTATCTGTCAGGAATTGTTACAGGCTGGTGCAAATCCTCATATACGAGCTACTAAAGG aacatTTACGGGGAAAACGCCGTACGATCTCTCCAAAAAGAAACCATCTCTACAGCGATTTGTATCAAATTACTTATTGAACGAAAACGAAACGATGCACAGTCCACCTACGTCATTTACAGAGacaaatttttgtcaaaagaGTCTCTCGAGCAATATGAGTCAACTGTCAGTTGAATCTAACAAGTCCTCGGATCCGGTGTACGATGTGCCTTTGCGTGACACGGGCACAGAGAGTCCTAGCAAGTCTAATGTCGATAAAGGaagcatatataatttgttgtgGCCACAGCCAAAAGCTgtgattgaattaaaaaactttacagCTCCATTTATTGCTGGAAAGGAGctttttatatcgataatacaa GGCAGTGAGtctgtacataaaatattagatgTATGGGAAGTCAGTAGAACTCATCTGCTCGAACTGGGTCACGATGTAAAGATTGGCGAGGTGCAACCTAGTTGCGGCAAACTGCTCAACGACAATACGATAGAATGCATTGTGAATAacaatctatttaatattacggACGGCTATCAGTTGCATATTACGCAAAACTTCATCAAAGTGAGCGCCGGTAGTTTAGCAGGACTGCATTATGCGGTTTGCACATTTGTGCAAATTCTACGTCTGAGTAAGAACAGGAATAGATCAGAGCTGTGTGAAATAGAGCCAGTCTTTATAAAAGACGAGCCGAGATTCACACATCGCGGTATACTATTGGATATCTCGCCCAGAGGACGTATACCGACTCTGGAATATCTTCTACACATTATTGATCTACTGTCGTCGTTCAAAATCTCGCATTTGCATCTCTACTCCAGACTTATACCAAATTGTGACTGGCAGCTTTGCTATTCCAAATCTGAAATGGTAACCTTAGATAGATATTGCAG ggATCGGCATTTAGACATAGTACCCACGTTGGACGTCGATTCTAATGTTGGTCAGCATCACTTGACGCAAATGTGGCCTATCTTTCAAGAATTACTTGCAGTATTTCCCAGTTTAAGTTACGTTCACGTTGGCCCGCGATTGGCAAGTTTGTTAGTGCAAGCTGACAATTTTGACTTGAATGTGTCTATTAATGATACGATCGAAACGGATATGTCAGAAGTATTCAAATCCTATTCGTGCCTTCAAGAACTCTGGCATATCCTCAATCTAAGTGCAAACACAACTCTATTATTGTGCTCCAATGGTTTACATTCTAAATCAGAGTTCCATAATATTCCCTCTAATATTATACTCGTTGAATATGGATTTCAG GCTGATTATGATTTCTCTGAGTGGACAGAAGTATTCAGAGTAGCAGGCGGTAATGTTTTACCAAGTTCTGGCACAGCTAGTTACAATAGTTTGGCGGGATGTCCGGCGTCAACGTATGCTAACACGAGGAATGCGATAAAGACCTCTCTGGAGCAGAACTCGATCGGTATCGTTGTCGCGCACTGGTCAGGCAGCCATCATCTTACGCCGCATCCTTTCGCATGGATTGGATATTTAATGGCAGCTGGTTTAACTTGGAACCCAATGACAGAAATAGATTTAGGTTCTGATGACAATTACGACATACCTGAATTATCTGCATCAATTAG GGAAAAATGTATCacgaaattattagatatacatGTGTTTCAAGATTCAGAGTTTAAAATCGGTAGTGCGATACTGGAGTTAGGACGTTTAGATACATTGGTATTAACATTAAGTAAAAATCAGGCAGCTAAAGATTTGCAACAAATACCAGATAATCGCGGCTCCACATTGTACAGATTATTAACCGATCcagataatgtaaatttagaaTATCTCTCAGCCGATCTATTCGCT AAAATGACGAAGCAGATTAAACGAATATCCCATTCCTTGTATGAGGCGAACTTGTCCTCCAAGTTCGCGTCAATGGAGATACAGGAATTGCAACTGACCTCCGATTTGATGCTAACAGCCTGCAAGATCGGCAGAACGTTGATCGGAGTCGGCATAAATCCGAACAGTAATATGGGACTTGCAGTAATCAATCTAGGAGTATCTAATCTACCGCCTACTTTCAGAACCGACATAGCGAACAAGATGTTGGCTCATATAGAGCAATACAAAGGCTCTTGGCTGCAAAGGCATTTGCCACAGGGCCTTCAGAGTTCTTTGTTAGTTTTAACTAGTGCACTGCATAGATTTGTTCCAGAgac cAATTTGCACAACTTTGTTTAA
- the LOC140674875 gene encoding uncharacterized protein isoform X2 gives MGLARIFIDKGADVNAENGCGATPLHDAVNRGDVAICQELLQAGANPHIRATKGTFTGKTPYDLSKKKPSLQRFVSNYLLNENETMHSPPTSFTETNFCQKSLSSNMSQLSVESNKSSDPVYDVPLRDTGTESPSKSNVDKGSIYNLLWPQPKAVIELKNFTAPFIAGKELFISIIQGSESVHKILDVWEVSRTHLLELGHDVKIGEVQPSCGKLLNDNTIECIVNNNLFNITDGYQLHITQNFIKVSAGSLAGLHYAVCTFVQILRLSKNRNRSELCEIEPVFIKDEPRFTHRGILLDISPRGRIPTLEYLLHIIDLLSSFKISHLHLYSRLIPNCDWQLCYSKSEMVTLDRYCRDRHLDIVPTLDVDSNVGQHHLTQMWPIFQELLAVFPSLSYVHVGPRLASLLVQADNFDLNVSINDTIETDMSEVFKSYSCLQELWHILNLSANTTLLLCSNGLHSKSEFHNIPSNIILVEYGFQADYDFSEWTEVFRVAGGNVLPSSGTASYNSLAGCPASTYANTRNAIKTSLEQNSIGIVVAHWSGSHHLTPHPFAWIGYLMAAGLTWNPMTEIDLGSDDNYDIPELSASIREKCITKLLDIHVFQDSEFKIGSAILELGRLDTLVLTLSKNQAAKDLQQIPDNRGSTLYRLLTDPDNVNLEYLSADLFAKMTKQIKRISHSLYEANLSSKFASMEIQELQLTSDLMLTACKIGRTLIGVGINPNSNMGLAVINLGVSNLPPTFRTDIANKMLAHIEQYKGSWLQRHLPQGLQSSLLVLTSALHRFVPETNLHNFV, from the exons ATGGGACTCGCAAG aatctTTATAGATAAAGGAGCTGATGTAAATGCTGAGAATGGTTGCGGTGCAACGCCATTACATGATGCGGTGAATCGCGGCGATGTCGCTATCTGTCAGGAATTGTTACAGGCTGGTGCAAATCCTCATATACGAGCTACTAAAGG aacatTTACGGGGAAAACGCCGTACGATCTCTCCAAAAAGAAACCATCTCTACAGCGATTTGTATCAAATTACTTATTGAACGAAAACGAAACGATGCACAGTCCACCTACGTCATTTACAGAGacaaatttttgtcaaaagaGTCTCTCGAGCAATATGAGTCAACTGTCAGTTGAATCTAACAAGTCCTCGGATCCGGTGTACGATGTGCCTTTGCGTGACACGGGCACAGAGAGTCCTAGCAAGTCTAATGTCGATAAAGGaagcatatataatttgttgtgGCCACAGCCAAAAGCTgtgattgaattaaaaaactttacagCTCCATTTATTGCTGGAAAGGAGctttttatatcgataatacaa GGCAGTGAGtctgtacataaaatattagatgTATGGGAAGTCAGTAGAACTCATCTGCTCGAACTGGGTCACGATGTAAAGATTGGCGAGGTGCAACCTAGTTGCGGCAAACTGCTCAACGACAATACGATAGAATGCATTGTGAATAacaatctatttaatattacggACGGCTATCAGTTGCATATTACGCAAAACTTCATCAAAGTGAGCGCCGGTAGTTTAGCAGGACTGCATTATGCGGTTTGCACATTTGTGCAAATTCTACGTCTGAGTAAGAACAGGAATAGATCAGAGCTGTGTGAAATAGAGCCAGTCTTTATAAAAGACGAGCCGAGATTCACACATCGCGGTATACTATTGGATATCTCGCCCAGAGGACGTATACCGACTCTGGAATATCTTCTACACATTATTGATCTACTGTCGTCGTTCAAAATCTCGCATTTGCATCTCTACTCCAGACTTATACCAAATTGTGACTGGCAGCTTTGCTATTCCAAATCTGAAATGGTAACCTTAGATAGATATTGCAG ggATCGGCATTTAGACATAGTACCCACGTTGGACGTCGATTCTAATGTTGGTCAGCATCACTTGACGCAAATGTGGCCTATCTTTCAAGAATTACTTGCAGTATTTCCCAGTTTAAGTTACGTTCACGTTGGCCCGCGATTGGCAAGTTTGTTAGTGCAAGCTGACAATTTTGACTTGAATGTGTCTATTAATGATACGATCGAAACGGATATGTCAGAAGTATTCAAATCCTATTCGTGCCTTCAAGAACTCTGGCATATCCTCAATCTAAGTGCAAACACAACTCTATTATTGTGCTCCAATGGTTTACATTCTAAATCAGAGTTCCATAATATTCCCTCTAATATTATACTCGTTGAATATGGATTTCAG GCTGATTATGATTTCTCTGAGTGGACAGAAGTATTCAGAGTAGCAGGCGGTAATGTTTTACCAAGTTCTGGCACAGCTAGTTACAATAGTTTGGCGGGATGTCCGGCGTCAACGTATGCTAACACGAGGAATGCGATAAAGACCTCTCTGGAGCAGAACTCGATCGGTATCGTTGTCGCGCACTGGTCAGGCAGCCATCATCTTACGCCGCATCCTTTCGCATGGATTGGATATTTAATGGCAGCTGGTTTAACTTGGAACCCAATGACAGAAATAGATTTAGGTTCTGATGACAATTACGACATACCTGAATTATCTGCATCAATTAG GGAAAAATGTATCacgaaattattagatatacatGTGTTTCAAGATTCAGAGTTTAAAATCGGTAGTGCGATACTGGAGTTAGGACGTTTAGATACATTGGTATTAACATTAAGTAAAAATCAGGCAGCTAAAGATTTGCAACAAATACCAGATAATCGCGGCTCCACATTGTACAGATTATTAACCGATCcagataatgtaaatttagaaTATCTCTCAGCCGATCTATTCGCT AAAATGACGAAGCAGATTAAACGAATATCCCATTCCTTGTATGAGGCGAACTTGTCCTCCAAGTTCGCGTCAATGGAGATACAGGAATTGCAACTGACCTCCGATTTGATGCTAACAGCCTGCAAGATCGGCAGAACGTTGATCGGAGTCGGCATAAATCCGAACAGTAATATGGGACTTGCAGTAATCAATCTAGGAGTATCTAATCTACCGCCTACTTTCAGAACCGACATAGCGAACAAGATGTTGGCTCATATAGAGCAATACAAAGGCTCTTGGCTGCAAAGGCATTTGCCACAGGGCCTTCAGAGTTCTTTGTTAGTTTTAACTAGTGCACTGCATAGATTTGTTCCAGAgac cAATTTGCACAACTTTGTTTAA
- the LOC140674877 gene encoding uncharacterized protein produces MCNRVHCNIIIMKILPIDITKKLPMKFRSRAFTIFRRRSLQMSHPDSEQREKKSLFDVLSRIVKGRRRSKSFDYCKISTMTLEKDDACDLSDIILQENSDVETQCTCKLSKKPRRVLQFSDGVMEEYSSEDEVDMPKNNKTVSQIDTKNLNWLPWAWHQTTWISSKMLDGCDYVGECLANFFGITAPKYQFEINEFYRLQALEREMFNKEDLEMGGWNEKKRSNLINNDVILSNEQ; encoded by the exons ATGTGCAACAGAGTacattgcaatataattataatgaaaatattgccGATCGATATAACGAAAAAACTACCAATGAAATTTCGATCGCGAGCTTTCACTATTTTTCGACGCCGTTCATTGCAGATGAGTCATCCCGATAGTGAAcaaagggagaaaaaaagtttatttgatGTGCTGTCAAGAATCGTCAAGGGACGACGCAGGTCAAAAAGTTTTGATTATTGCAAGATATCGACGATGACGCTGGAAAAGGACGATGCTTGCGATTTAAGTGACATTATCTTGCAAGAAAATTCAGATGTCGAAACTCAG tgCACATGTAAATTAAGCAAGAAACCAAGGAGAGTATTACAATTTTCGGATGGTGTAATGGAAGAATATTCGTCTGAAGATGAAGTTGACATgccaaaaaataataaaactgtgTCACAGATAGatact aaaaatttgaattggTTACCATGGGCATGGCATCAAACCACCTGGATCAGTTCAAAAATGTTAGATGGTTGCGATTATGTTGGTGAATGTCTGGCCAACTTCTTTGGCATAACAGcaccaaaatatcaatttgagatcaatgaattttatagattACAAGCACTTGAAAgggaaatgtttaataaagagGACTTAGAAATGGGTGGAtggaatgaaaaaaagagaagtaaccttataaataatgatgttATATTGTCAAATGAACAATGA